The window ATCGTCAACGCGGGGTCTATCTACTAGGTCCGGCGCGATGACCAAAAAAAAGCAGTTCCCGCTGCGCCTCGACCCCAAGCTCTATGAGGCGCTGGAACGCTGGGCGAACGACGAGTTTCGCAGTGTGAACAGCCATGTGGAATACCTGTTGCGGGAAGCGGTCAAGAAAGCGGGCCGCTTAAAAGAAGAAGGGAACTGATCGTCATGATCAGTTCCCTTTTGTTATTCGGCAGTGTTCACCATGTGGTGGGCGGTCTGGATGAAGCGGTCGTAGATATAGTCGGCGACCGGGCCTTCAAGGCCGATCTCATCCATCGCTTCGCGCATGCAGCCGAGCCAGAATTTTGCCCGCTCGGGCGTGACGGCAAACGGCATGTGGCGGGCACGGAGCATCGGGTGGCCGTACTTGTCGGAATACAGCTGCGGGCCGCCGAAGAATTGGGTCAGGAACAGGTACTGCTTGTCGGCCGTCTCGGTCAGGTCGGCCGGGAACATGTCTTTCAGGCCGGGGTGCTCGCCGACCCGTTTGTAGAAAGCATCGACCAGACGACGGATCGTCTCGCCTCCGCCGATCATTTCATAGATGGTCTTTTGCGGATTGTCCAACATAGAAAGCTCCTTTCGAAAACAGCTTCCTCTACATTTTAACACAGCGGGCGGGGGATGATGTGAGGGATGGTTGATATGTAAGCGGTTGCATTGTTTCTGGACTCAAATATTTGATTGACTAAAACATTTACGGGCTATATCATAATCCAAGGGGAGGCGATACTGCGTGCGCAATACTGTCGAAGAACAATTACTCAGGTTGTTTCGCAAACTGAGCGCCGAATATCGCCATGAACTCAACCGCGATCTGTCCGGCCCGCAAGTGCAGGTCTTGGAAGCGCTCGATCGGAACGGACCGCTGAAAGTATCCGATCTCGCAGAGCGGCTCTATGTGACGGTCGGCGCGATCACGCTGTTGGCCGACCGCCTGAACAAAGGCGGCTATCTGACTCGGGAGCGTTCGGAAAAGGACCGCCGTGTGGTGATGCTGGCGATTACCGAACCGGGACGCGAGCTGCTGGATCAGGCTAAAGTGATTCGAAAGCGGTTGTTTACGAAGTATTTTGGCATCCTATCGGAAGAGGACACTGCTGATCTCATTCGGGTGTTGACCAAAATCACAGAGCAGTTTGAGGAGGGGAATCATGGAGGAACTCGATAGAAGGACAAAGATCATGATCATGATCGCGATCATGGCGAGCATGCTGTTCGCATCGCTCAACCAGACGATCGTCGGCACCGCGTTGCCGCGCATCATCGCCGAGCTCGGCGGGATGGAATATTATTCGTGGGTCTTTACGATCTACATGCTGACGTCGAGCGTTACCGGCCTGCTGGTCGGCAAGCTGTCCGACATGTACGGACGCAAGCCGTTCATCCTGGTCGGTCTCGGGCTGTTTATGCTCGGCGCGTTTTTGACGGGCACCTCTCAAGATATCATTCAAATGATCTTATACCGCGGTTTGCAGGGCTTTGGCGGCGGCTTTATCATGTCGACCGCATTCTCGGCGGTCGGCGACTTGTTCCCGCCGCGTGAACGCGGGAAATGGCAAGGGCTGATGGGGGCCGTGTTCGGCATGTCGGCTGTCATCGGGCCGTTCCTCGGCGGCTGGATTGTCGACAACACCGACTGGAAATGGGTGTTCTGGGTCAACCTGCCGATCGGCGTGATCGCCTTCCTGCTGATCCTGCGCCTGTTCCCGAAGAAGGCGGGCAAGGTGGAAGGTCGCGTCGACTATGCCGGCGCTATTTTTGCCACCGGCTTCCTCGTGCCGCTGCTGCTGGCGTTCTCGTGGGGCGGCTCGAAGTACGAATGGGGCTCCGGGATGATCATCGGGCTGTTTTTCGGCGCGTTCGTCTCCCTGCTGCTGTTCATCTGGGCGGAAAGCCGCGCCGAGCAGCCGGTGTTGCCGCTCGCGCTCTTTAAGAACGGCATCTTCAACGTCGTCAACCTGATCGGCTTCCTGAGCGGTGTGGCGATGTTCGGCTCGATCATGTACATTCCGTTGTTTGTGCAAGGCGTAGTCGGCACGTCGGCGACCGCTTCCGGGCTCGTCACGATGCCGATGATGGTCTCGATGGTGGCTTGTTCGGCGCTGTCCGGGCAGATCACGTCCAGAACGGGCAAATACAAGTTCATGGCGCTGATCGGTTCCGTGGTGCTGGCACTGGGGATGTTCCTGCTCACGCGCATGTCCACCGAAACGACCAACCTGGTGGCTTCGATCGACATGATCGTCGTCGGCGCAGGCCTCGGCTTCTCGATGCCGATCCTGATGCTGGCGGTGCAGAACGCAACGTCACAGAGCCTGATCGGTGTCACGTCTTCTGCGGTGCAGCTGTTCCGTCAGATCGGCGGTACGGTCGGCGTCGCGATCATGGGCACCTTGATGAACCACCGGATTCAAGATGAGCTCAGCAAAATTCTGCCGGATCAGGTCAAGCAATTCCTTGCCGCTCCGCAGATGGCTGAGCATGCGAAAGACTTGACCAACCCGCAGCTGCTGGTCGCTCCGGCGCAGTTGGCACAGATCCGCCACGCGCTGCCGGAACAGGCCCAGCCGATCTTCGATCAGCTGATCACCGCGCTGAAAACGGCGCTGGTCGCCGGCCTCGACGAAGTGTTCCTCGTCGGGTTTGTCATCTCGCTTGCGGCGCTGCTGATCACCTTCTTCCTGAAGGAGATCCCGCTGCGCACTTCGAACAAAGATCCGGAACCTGCGGGTCCGGAAAACAACAACAACCCGGAATTGCAACCGTCCGGCTCCTGATGGAGCCGGGCTTTTTTTGTTGACAAGAGCTACGCAATTTGAATATGATCTAATTAGAAGTATATCGAAGGAGTTGTGTGAAGATGCAGCTGGACAAAATGCTGGAGTTTCACAAGGCGCTGGCCGATGCCAACCGGCTGAAGATCGTCATGCTGCTGGCGGCGGGATCGCTGAGCGGGCAGGAGATCGCCGAGAAGCTGGGGCTGACCCCGGCGACGGTGACGCATCATATGAACCTGTTGCGCAACGCGATGGTCGTCAAAGGGGTGCGGGAGAAGAACACGATCTATTTTGAACTGTTGGAGAAAGAACTGCAGACCAAGTTGCAGTCGATCATGAGGAGGGTGGAACAAGTGAAGCGAACGAGCAGCAGCGAACGGGAGAAAGTGGTGCAAAACTTCTTTGATGCGGACGGGAAGCTGAAGAACATCCCGTCACAGCGGAAGAAAAAATTGTTTGTGTTTGAGCATCTGCTGCAAGGGCTGGAAATCGGGCATCCTTACACCGAAAAAGAAATTGACGAGTACATCAATCGTTTCCATGAGGATCATTGCACGATTCGCCGGGAGTTTGTGATGAACCATTACATGTACCGTGAGAACGGGGTGTACACGCTGAATCCGCCGGAGCTGTGGGCGAAGATTGAGTAAGCTGGCGAAACGATTTTGCTGAACCGGTAAAGAAAAGGCAGAGCTCCGCATGCGGAGCTCTGCCTTTTTCCTGTCTGCATCGCGGCCTGAATGCCAAGAATTAATGCTCGCGCGTGCGGAACTGCTCTTGGATGTAGGCGGCCGTTCGGGCGGCGAGGGCCATGACGGTGTTGGTCGGGTTGGCGCCGCCGGAGGTGACGAAGGAAGCGGCGGAGCAGATGTAGAGGTTGGGGATGTCATGCGTCTGGCACCACTCGTTGGTGACAGACGTCTGCGGATCGCGCCCCATGCGGCAGCCGCCCATCAGGTGGGCGGTGTCCTCGACGACGAACTCCGGCGTCCCGTTGGCCGCTTTGATGATCTCTTGCATCATGTAGACCGCATGGTCGATCAGCTTGCGGTCATTCTCGCCGTAGGAAAATGTCACCTTGGGCAGCGGCAGCCCGTACTCGTCTTTCTCATCGGTCAAGGTGACCCGATTGTCAGGATGGGGCAACACCTCGCCGACCAGCGTCACCCGGCCGTAGTGGTTGTAGTCGATCATCGTTTCGCGCAGCCGTTTGCCCCAGATGCCCGCCTGCGTCGCCAGCCCTTTGCTCATCGCCACCGGGCGCGAACCGTGCGCATGCAAGGTATAGCCGCGCCGAAAGCCCCGGTCGAGCCGCGTCTCGTACAGTTCCTGCGTCGTCGCCAGCACCGGCGTGCCTTTGTACAGCCGGATCTCCTGCTCGAATCGCCCGTACACGTCGTGCGAGGAGTGCGGCATGATGAAGCGTCCGACCGTGCCGCTGGAGTTGGCCAGCCCGTCCGGGTGGCCTTTGGTCGCCGAAGCGAGCAACAGGCGGGGTGTCTCGACCACAAAGGAGGCGAGGATGATCACTTTCCCGCGCTGGCGGTAGTCCACGCCGTCATGCTGGAAGATGATGCTCTGCGCTTTGCCCGTCTCATCGAGCTCGACCTGCGTCACCATGCAGTCGGTCAAGATCTCCGCCCCGGCGGCGATCGCTTTCGGGATGTGATGCACGAGGCCGGAGTATTTGGCGTTCGGCATGCAGCCTTGGTTGCAGAAGCCCCGATTGATGCAGGGCGGACGCCCGTCGAACGGCGCGGAGTTGATCGCCAGCGGCGCGACCACGCTTTTCATCCCCAGCTCTGCACAGCCGATCCGAAACATCTCCGCATTGGCCGACAACGGCTCCCGCTCCGGCATCGGGTACGGCCCGTTGAACGGCCCCCACGGAAACTTCTTCGGCCCGGACACGCCGATCGAACGCTCGATGTAGTCGTAATAGGGCGCCAGATCGCGATACGAGATCGGCCAGTCCGCGCCGACCCCATCCCGCGTCATCGTCTCAAAGTCGCTTTCATGAAACCGCAAAAACACGCCCGTAAAATGCGTCGTGCCACCGCCGACCCCGCGCCCGGAGTTGTTGTGCCCCATGCGAAGCGGGTTCTGCCCGTCGACGATGCGCGTGTCCTGCCAGCCGAGATGCCCCATCGCCAGTTCGTCGGAGGCGAAGTCGGACTGCGGGTTCCAGAACGGCCCGGCTTCAATCACCACGACGCGCAGTCCGGCCCGGCTCAGCTCATAGGCCAGCACACCGCCGGCCGCGCCCGCGCCGACGATGACCACATCCGCTTCGTCCGGATATTTGCGGTGGTCGAGGTCATCGAAGCGATGCCCTTCATAATGGCAGACGTTATGATGGATGGGGTCGTGGCTACGCATCTTTTCTCGCCTCCCACGGGTCGGTCAACCCCAGCTCGCTGCGCACATACCCGCGCGGATAGGCCGGGCCGCCATAGCCGATCTCCGACCAGACGGTCGGGTGCGAGTAATAAGCGCTGACCGACTCCGACAGCATCTTTTGAAAAAACGGCTGGCCCGGCACCTGCATCCCGTCCGTTTCCGGCAAGCTCAAGGTGGCATGTTCCAGCCCGACCAACAGCGCCGTCTGCTGCTCCGGTCGCAGCTTGGCAAACGCACAGCCATGTTCCGCCTGCGCCAGCTTGTCCAGCGCGGCGAGGCCCTGTTTGACCAGCTGCGCAAACGGAGGCACGCCCGCTTTGCGCTGCGCCTCGCCGATGTCGCTGCCCAGCTTACTGTCGAAGTGTTTGACGACCGCATCGAGCAGTTCGCGGCGGCTGTCATCGACAAACAGGGCGGCCATCGCGCGGATCATCTCGGCCTGCTCCCCGGTCAGCTTTTGAAAATTCCCTGGGACCTCCAGCCGTTTTTGCACGATCTCCCGCGTATGGTCGTCCCAGTGCTCCTGTTCGTTCAGTACGTTATAGTTCGGATAATGCGTTCTGCGTTCCATCTGTCCGCCTCCTGATGTCTTCCGCTTACGACCAATAGAGCAAAATCAGTCCGAGCAGACTGGCAATCGTGATCAGCCCGGGCAAAGCGGCCGGCGGGCCGACAAGAAAGTTGCGCACTTCATAGCCGCCGACGCGCTCGCCGACGCCGCGCACGTGCATGTAGGAGCCGAATGCGCCGGCGACGAGCGAGGCGCCCATCAGCACCGCAAGCGCCACGCGCAGCCAGTCGGCATTGTAAAAGGCCAGCGTCACCAAAGCCAGTCCGTCGACCGGCGTGGCGAGCACCGGAATCCACATCGACCAGTGCCGGAAATTTTGCCGATAGTGGAACAACGTCACCTGTATGAAGATCATGAAAAACATCAGGCCCAAGAGCAGCATCACAATCCGCTCCAGCGGCCAGCCGATCCAACCTGTCATCATCTCAGCAACACACCTCCACTGCCCTAGGATTGCCAAAAGTTCTTCTGAATAGAAGACTCTTCCTTGCGAAGACTAGACCTACACACTATAATTCAGAAGAAACCAGAAAAAGAGACAAAGGTGAGATCGAGAACATGCGCATTCGGGGACGTGACAAGCTCATCCAGCAATACCAAATGCATAAAGAAGCAGGACGGATTGTCGAGATGGCGAGCAACCATAAAGGCAAATGGCGGGAGCTGTTTGGCAACGACAATCCGCTGTATATTGAGATCGGCACCGGACGGGGCCGCTTCATCTCGACGCTGGCGGCGCAGAATCCGGACATCAACTATGTCGGCATCGAGCTGGAGCATGAACTGCTCGGCAAAGTCGGCAAAAAGGCGGAAGAGCTGGAGGTCGGCAAGAACCTGCTCCTGACCCCGGCCGATGCGGCGCGCCTGGTCGAATTTTTCGAACCGGGGGAAGTGAACCGCATCTACCTCAACTTCTCCGACCCGTGGCCGAAGTCGCGCCACGCCAAGCGCCGCTTGACCTACCGCGACTTCCTGCAGTCGTACCGCACGGTGCTGCGCGCAGACGGTGCGGTGCATTTTAAGACGGACAACCGCGATCTGTACGAGTTCTCCTTGAACGAGTTCGCCGAAGACGACTGGAAGCTGTCGGCGATCACGCTCGACCTGCACAACAGCCCGTGGATGGAAGGCAACGTGATGACGGAGTACGAAGAGAAGTTCTCCTCGCAGGGCATGCCGATCTACCGCTTGGAAGCGAGACCTTATCCGAAACGCCCGGAATACCCCTCCAACTAGAGGGGTATTTTTTATTTCGGGAAAATGTTTTAAAATAGATAATAATATGGTAAAAGAAAAGGGGGCTTGTTCCAGATGGCCGATGCGAAGCGAACTGCAAAGCTTTTCGCCGTGCTGGTGCTGGCGGGAGTGCTGCTTCCGGCGCATTCGGCTGCAGAGTTGCAAAGCCAGTTTTTGATCCACGATGGGGAGGAGCCGGTGGAGCAGGAAGTTCATCCTGACCGGTTCTTGCTCAAAGTGCGCGCCGACAAAACGCACAAGGTGCTGGCGAAGTACGGGCTGACCTTGAAAAAGAAAATCGGGCGCTCCGACTGGAAGCTGGTCGCTGTGCCGGACGGGGAGGCGCTCGTCTACGCGGCGAAGCTGACGAAGGACAGAGACGTGCTGGCGGCCGAACCGGACTATGTGATGCGGATGAGCGAGGCACCGAACGACCCGTCGTACGATAGCCAGTACCATTTGCAAAGCCTGCAGTTGGAGCGGGCATGGGGGTTACGTAAAAGTGCAGGTCAAGACGTGACCGCGCAGACGGTGGCGATCCTCGACACCGGCGTCGACCTGCTGCATCCCGACTTGGCGGCGCAGATCGTCAGCGGGTATGATGCGGTCAACGACGACTGGCAGGCTGACGATGACCAAGGGCACGGCACACACTGCGCCGGAATCGCGGCGGCGATCGGCAACAACGGGGTGCTGGGCACCGGGGTGAACCCGCAAGCGAAGATCATGCCGGTGAAAGTGCTGGATGCGCACGGGCAGGGCTATACGTCAGACATCCTCGACGGGATGTATTTTGCTGTCGATGCAGGGGCGGACGTCTTAAACCTGGCGTTTGACGGCGGCGGCTACCAGCTGGCGTTTCAAGATGCGGTCAACTACGCGTGGAGCAGCGATCGGCTGGTGGTGGCGGCGGCTGGCAATCGGAGCTCCTATCAGTACGCCTATCCTGCCGCGTACAGCAATGTGATCTCGGTCGCCTCGACGGACGGCAGCGATGCCCTCTCCTATTTTTCCAACCGCGGCACGTGGGTCGATCTGGCGGCGCCCGGCGCGTCGATCTATTCGACCCGGCGGGGCGGCGGGATGACCACCATGTCCGGCACGTCGATGGCTGCTGCCGAGGTGGCCGGGCTGGCGACACTGATCCGGGCGGCCTATCCGGACGCGTCCAATGAAGAGCTGCGCGACCGCTTGTTCTCCGGAGCGGAGCAGGTCGCAGGGGCTGGTTCAAGTTTTTGGTACGGACGTGTGAATGCATACAACTCCCTGCAGCCTTTTTATTGATGCAGGAATAGCATATATCCTTAAATCGGCCATATATTGAATCCTGTAAGTCGTCACAGCGACTACATAAACAGAGAGAGATGGGAAGCCCTAACATGCAAAACTGGTGATCGTCCGAAGAAAAAGCGCCTTGCTGATGAAGCAGGGTGCTTTTTCATTCATTTTATGTATAATTGAATTGTAACAAATTAAACAAAAAGGGAGGAAGTCAAATGAAAAAACAATGGTACGGAGCGCTGGGTGCAACGCTTGCGCTCGGATTGGCGCTGTCTGCAGCGGCACCGGTGCAGGCTGCGTCTGTCACCTATGTCGAGCAAGGCAAAGACAGCATTCTGGTCAAAGTGAAGCATGGCAAAAATGCGGACCAGATCGCAGCCAAAGCGGGCGTGCAAAAAGGCAAGCGGCTCGGCAAGAGCGACTGGCACGTCTTTCAAGTACCGGCGGGCAAGCTCTCGTTCTGGCTGGACAAGCTGAAGCAAAACGGAGATGTGGAACTGGTGGAAGCCGATCAGGAAGTGAGCATCCTGACGACGACGCCGAACGACCCGAATTTTAGCAGCCAGTGGTATCTCAATAAAATTCAAGCCCCGCAGGCGTGGGACTTCACGCAGGGCTCGTCGATGCGCAAGATCGCGATCCTCGACACCGGAGTGGACGTGGATCATCCCGATCTGATCGGGAAGGTCCTGACCGGCTATGACTTTGTCAACGGCGACACCAATGCGGATGACGACCAAGGGCATGGCACGGCGGTGGCCGGTGTGGCGGCTGCGTACGGCAACAACAGTATCGGTACGGCCGGCGTGGACTGGAACGCGAAGATCTTGCCGGTCAAAGTGCTGAACGCATCCGGCTCCGGCACCACGTCGAACATCATCAACGGCATCTACTACGCGGCCGATCAGGGAGCGAACGTGATCAACCTGTCGCTGGCCGGCGGCAGCTATTCGTCGGCGATGCAAGCGGCAATCAACTATGCCTATAACGCAGGCGCGATCATTGTCGCGGCGGCGGACGACTATGCCAACCCGTCGTATCCGGCCGGGTATGCCAACGTGGTTGGCGTGACGGCGACCTCGTCCACAGACGTTCCGTCGATCAACGCCAGCTACATCGACATCGGCGCGCCGGGCATCAACATCACCACGACCAAGATGGGCGGCGGGATCGCGACCTATTCTGGCGCTTCCTACTCGGCCGCGATCGTCTCCGGCGTGATGACGCTCGGCTGGTCGTGCAACCTCTCCTACAGCAACACGACCGTGCAAAACCGCGTCCTGACCCAGGTCGACCCGATCGCAGGCGCTGCGTTTGGCCGTGTCAACGCATTCAAAACGGTATACGGATTCTAAACTGAACCAGGAGGAGAGCGAAGATGTTGAAAAACAAAATGACCCAAACGTTGCTTGCGCTGGCGGTGTTGTCGTCAGCAGCCGTCTTTACGACGGCTCCGGTGCAGGCGGAGGAAGAGGAGAAAGTCATCTATGCGGATGACCGCTTGATCGTACAGATCGAAGATGGTATCAATCCAAAAGAGGTGGCGGCCGAGTACGGCATCGAAACGGTGCAGCCGCTCGGGGAAGGCGTGGAGAACTGGCACATCTTCTATGTAAAGCCGGGGGAAGTTGATTACTGGCTGGACAAGCTTCGCGACGCCAAGTACATCAAGCTGATCGAGCGCGACATCAAGATCTTCCCGAAATTGTTGTATCCCGACCCGGAATATAAATATCAATGGCACCAGGAGTTTATCGGCGCCGACAAGCTCTGGAAATACGACCATACGTATCGCACGATCGCCTTTATCGACAGCGGGGTGGACTACAGCCACGCCGACCTGAGGAGCAGAATCATACCGGGGTACGACTTTGTCAACCGCGACACGATCGCCGACGACGAGTTGGGCAGCGGCACGCACGTCGCGGGGATCGCAGCCGCCGCGCACAACTTTACCGGCGGCAAAGGGGTCGATGCCAGCGCCTACATCATGCCGCTGAAAGTGTTGGACAAGGACGGGTCCACCTATACGTCGACGATCACCGAGGCGATCTATTGGGCGGCAAATCACGGGGCGCATGTGATCAGCATCACGCCGGGCACGACGACCGGGCGCACGTCCTCCATGGAGTCGGCCGTCAACTACGCCTGGCAAAAGGGCAGCTTCCTCGTCGCCAACGCCGGCAACAACAGCAGCTCGACGCCGCGCTATCCGGCCGCCTATGCCAACGTCTTCTCCGTGGCTGCGACCGACCCGGACGACAAGATCTGGTACCGCAGCAACCGCGGGCTGTGGGTGGACCTCGCAGCGCCCGGCACGTACATCTACTCGACAAGGCTTGGCGGTGGCATGGAGCACAAAACTGGAACGGAACAGGCCGCAGCGGTGACGGCAGGCGCGGCCTCGCTGCTCTGGCAAGGCAACATGAGCAACCTGCAAGTGCGTAACAAGCTGATCGAACTGGCCATCCCGATCCCGTACACCGGCACCTATTGGGAATACGGGCGTCTCAACCTGATCTAACCGCTGCGTCGGGTGCGATAAATCGCAAGATCTGACAAACACCCCTTGTTCCAGGGGTGTTTTTTTATTGTGTTTTTTAGTATTTTAAAAATTAAACATAAAATTATGGGATTCGGAAGAATCTACTAACAAAAATTGTCGTTTTATAGATAAATAAATAATAAAATTCTTAGATAAGAACGAAAAACGTTGAAAACAAGCGATTTGCGAAGAAAACGGCTTCAATGGCATAGGTATTTGAATAACTCGGCATTTGTATTAGTAAATAACAACGAATACAATGAAACCAGAAGGTGACA of the Tumebacillus sp. BK434 genome contains:
- a CDS encoding GMC family oxidoreductase — translated: MRSHDPIHHNVCHYEGHRFDDLDHRKYPDEADVVIVGAGAAGGVLAYELSRAGLRVVVIEAGPFWNPQSDFASDELAMGHLGWQDTRIVDGQNPLRMGHNNSGRGVGGGTTHFTGVFLRFHESDFETMTRDGVGADWPISYRDLAPYYDYIERSIGVSGPKKFPWGPFNGPYPMPEREPLSANAEMFRIGCAELGMKSVVAPLAINSAPFDGRPPCINRGFCNQGCMPNAKYSGLVHHIPKAIAAGAEILTDCMVTQVELDETGKAQSIIFQHDGVDYRQRGKVIILASFVVETPRLLLASATKGHPDGLANSSGTVGRFIMPHSSHDVYGRFEQEIRLYKGTPVLATTQELYETRLDRGFRRGYTLHAHGSRPVAMSKGLATQAGIWGKRLRETMIDYNHYGRVTLVGEVLPHPDNRVTLTDEKDEYGLPLPKVTFSYGENDRKLIDHAVYMMQEIIKAANGTPEFVVEDTAHLMGGCRMGRDPQTSVTNEWCQTHDIPNLYICSAASFVTSGGANPTNTVMALAARTAAYIQEQFRTREH
- a CDS encoding S8 family serine peptidase, which codes for MLKNKMTQTLLALAVLSSAAVFTTAPVQAEEEEKVIYADDRLIVQIEDGINPKEVAAEYGIETVQPLGEGVENWHIFYVKPGEVDYWLDKLRDAKYIKLIERDIKIFPKLLYPDPEYKYQWHQEFIGADKLWKYDHTYRTIAFIDSGVDYSHADLRSRIIPGYDFVNRDTIADDELGSGTHVAGIAAAAHNFTGGKGVDASAYIMPLKVLDKDGSTYTSTITEAIYWAANHGAHVISITPGTTTGRTSSMESAVNYAWQKGSFLVANAGNNSSSTPRYPAAYANVFSVAATDPDDKIWYRSNRGLWVDLAAPGTYIYSTRLGGGMEHKTGTEQAAAVTAGAASLLWQGNMSNLQVRNKLIELAIPIPYTGTYWEYGRLNLI
- a CDS encoding gluconate 2-dehydrogenase subunit 3 family protein gives rise to the protein MERRTHYPNYNVLNEQEHWDDHTREIVQKRLEVPGNFQKLTGEQAEMIRAMAALFVDDSRRELLDAVVKHFDSKLGSDIGEAQRKAGVPPFAQLVKQGLAALDKLAQAEHGCAFAKLRPEQQTALLVGLEHATLSLPETDGMQVPGQPFFQKMLSESVSAYYSHPTVWSEIGYGGPAYPRGYVRSELGLTDPWEARKDA
- a CDS encoding globin yields the protein MIGGGETIRRLVDAFYKRVGEHPGLKDMFPADLTETADKQYLFLTQFFGGPQLYSDKYGHPMLRARHMPFAVTPERAKFWLGCMREAMDEIGLEGPVADYIYDRFIQTAHHMVNTAE
- a CDS encoding S8 family serine peptidase encodes the protein MKKQWYGALGATLALGLALSAAAPVQAASVTYVEQGKDSILVKVKHGKNADQIAAKAGVQKGKRLGKSDWHVFQVPAGKLSFWLDKLKQNGDVELVEADQEVSILTTTPNDPNFSSQWYLNKIQAPQAWDFTQGSSMRKIAILDTGVDVDHPDLIGKVLTGYDFVNGDTNADDDQGHGTAVAGVAAAYGNNSIGTAGVDWNAKILPVKVLNASGSGTTSNIINGIYYAADQGANVINLSLAGGSYSSAMQAAINYAYNAGAIIVAAADDYANPSYPAGYANVVGVTATSSTDVPSINASYIDIGAPGINITTTKMGGGIATYSGASYSAAIVSGVMTLGWSCNLSYSNTTVQNRVLTQVDPIAGAAFGRVNAFKTVYGF
- a CDS encoding Arc family DNA-binding protein, with translation MTKKKQFPLRLDPKLYEALERWANDEFRSVNSHVEYLLREAVKKAGRLKEEGN
- the trmB gene encoding tRNA (guanosine(46)-N7)-methyltransferase TrmB, translated to MHKEAGRIVEMASNHKGKWRELFGNDNPLYIEIGTGRGRFISTLAAQNPDINYVGIELEHELLGKVGKKAEELEVGKNLLLTPADAARLVEFFEPGEVNRIYLNFSDPWPKSRHAKRRLTYRDFLQSYRTVLRADGAVHFKTDNRDLYEFSLNEFAEDDWKLSAITLDLHNSPWMEGNVMTEYEEKFSSQGMPIYRLEARPYPKRPEYPSN
- a CDS encoding metalloregulator ArsR/SmtB family transcription factor, with amino-acid sequence MQLDKMLEFHKALADANRLKIVMLLAAGSLSGQEIAEKLGLTPATVTHHMNLLRNAMVVKGVREKNTIYFELLEKELQTKLQSIMRRVEQVKRTSSSEREKVVQNFFDADGKLKNIPSQRKKKLFVFEHLLQGLEIGHPYTEKEIDEYINRFHEDHCTIRREFVMNHYMYRENGVYTLNPPELWAKIE
- a CDS encoding MDR family MFS transporter; the encoded protein is MEELDRRTKIMIMIAIMASMLFASLNQTIVGTALPRIIAELGGMEYYSWVFTIYMLTSSVTGLLVGKLSDMYGRKPFILVGLGLFMLGAFLTGTSQDIIQMILYRGLQGFGGGFIMSTAFSAVGDLFPPRERGKWQGLMGAVFGMSAVIGPFLGGWIVDNTDWKWVFWVNLPIGVIAFLLILRLFPKKAGKVEGRVDYAGAIFATGFLVPLLLAFSWGGSKYEWGSGMIIGLFFGAFVSLLLFIWAESRAEQPVLPLALFKNGIFNVVNLIGFLSGVAMFGSIMYIPLFVQGVVGTSATASGLVTMPMMVSMVACSALSGQITSRTGKYKFMALIGSVVLALGMFLLTRMSTETTNLVASIDMIVVGAGLGFSMPILMLAVQNATSQSLIGVTSSAVQLFRQIGGTVGVAIMGTLMNHRIQDELSKILPDQVKQFLAAPQMAEHAKDLTNPQLLVAPAQLAQIRHALPEQAQPIFDQLITALKTALVAGLDEVFLVGFVISLAALLITFFLKEIPLRTSNKDPEPAGPENNNNPELQPSGS
- a CDS encoding MarR family transcriptional regulator, translating into MRNTVEEQLLRLFRKLSAEYRHELNRDLSGPQVQVLEALDRNGPLKVSDLAERLYVTVGAITLLADRLNKGGYLTRERSEKDRRVVMLAITEPGRELLDQAKVIRKRLFTKYFGILSEEDTADLIRVLTKITEQFEEGNHGGTR
- a CDS encoding S8 family peptidase, producing MADAKRTAKLFAVLVLAGVLLPAHSAAELQSQFLIHDGEEPVEQEVHPDRFLLKVRADKTHKVLAKYGLTLKKKIGRSDWKLVAVPDGEALVYAAKLTKDRDVLAAEPDYVMRMSEAPNDPSYDSQYHLQSLQLERAWGLRKSAGQDVTAQTVAILDTGVDLLHPDLAAQIVSGYDAVNDDWQADDDQGHGTHCAGIAAAIGNNGVLGTGVNPQAKIMPVKVLDAHGQGYTSDILDGMYFAVDAGADVLNLAFDGGGYQLAFQDAVNYAWSSDRLVVAAAGNRSSYQYAYPAAYSNVISVASTDGSDALSYFSNRGTWVDLAAPGASIYSTRRGGGMTTMSGTSMAAAEVAGLATLIRAAYPDASNEELRDRLFSGAEQVAGAGSSFWYGRVNAYNSLQPFY